The DNA region ATAGATTAAATtgtgaaattaaattaaatacagtagccTAGGTCAATAGATTATATACAGTAGCCTAGTTCAATAGATTAAATACAGTAGCCTCGTTCAATAgattaaatataatataatatataatccccttacccatctgtctatcgcctcctttgaattccatgctgtcacagttaccaaccctttcaagcttaacatccttatcatttatcgccctccaggttccctcggagagttcatcaatgagcttgatgccttgataagctcctttcctgaggacggctcacctctcacagttctgggcgactttaacctccccacgtctacctttgactcattcctctctgcctccttctttccactcctctcctcttttgacctcaccctctcaccttccccccctactcacaaggcaggcaatacgctcgacctcatctttactagatgctgttcctccactaacctcattgcaactcccctccaagtctccgaccactaccttgtatccttttccctctcgctctcatccaacacttcccacactgcccctactcggatggtatcgcgccgtcccaaccttcgctctctctcccccgctactctctcctcttccatcctatcatctcttccctctgctcaaaccattttgaaaagaaggtcgacgacatccgatcctcgtttgctaagtcaaacgacaccgctggttctgctcacactgccctaccctgtgctctgacctctttctcccctctctctccagatgaaatctcgcgtcttgtgacggccggccgcccaacaacctgcccgcttgaccctattccctcctctcttctccagaccatttccggagaccttctcccttacctcacctcgctcatcaactcatccctgaccgctggctatgtcccttctgtcttcaagagagcgagagttgcaccccttctgaaaaaacctacactcgatccctccgatgtcaacaactacagaccagtatcccttctttcttttctctccaaaactcttgaacgtgccgtccttggccagctctcccgctatctctctcagaatgaccttcttgatccaaatcagtcaggtttcaagactagtcattcaactgagactgctcttctctgtatcacggaggccctccgcactgctaaagctaactctctctcctctgctctcatccttctagacctatcggccgccttcgatactgtgaaccatcagatcctcctctccaccctctccgagttgggcatctccggcgcggcccacgcttggattgcgtcctacctgacaggtcgctcctaccaggtggcgtggcgagaatctgtctcctcaccacgcgctctcaccactggcgtcccccagggctctgttctagggccctctcctattctcgctatacaccaagtcacttggctctgtcataacctcacatggtctctcctatcattgctatgcagacgacacacaattaatcttctcctttcccccttctgatgaccaggtggcgaatcgcatctctgcatgtctggcagacatatcagtgtggatgacggatcaccacctcaagctgaacctcggcaagacggagctgctcttcctcccgggaaggactgcccgttccatgatctcgccatcacggttgacaactccattgtgtcctcctcccagagcgctaagaaccttggcgtgatcctggacaacaccctgtcgttctcaactaacatcaaggcggtggcccgttcctgtaggttcatgctctacaacatccgcagagtacgaccctgcctcacacaggaagcagcgcaggtcctaatccaggcacttgtcaactcccgtctggattactgcaactcgctgttggctgggctccctgcctgtgccattaaacccctacaattcatccagaacgccgcagcccgtctggtgttcaaccttcccaagttctctcacgtcaccccgctcctccgctctctccactggcttccagttgaagctcgcatccgctacaagaccatggtgcttgcctacggagctgtgagggaacggcacctcagtacctccaggctctgatcaggccctacacccaaacaagggcactgcgttcatccacctctggcctgctcgcctccctaccactgaggaagtacagttcccgcgcagcccagtcaaaactgttcgctgctctggcccccaatggtggaacaaactccctcacgacgccaggacagcggagtcaatcaccaccttccggagacacctgaaaccccacctctttcaggaatacctaggataggataaagtaatccttctcaccccccttaaaagatttagatgcactattgtaaagtggctgttccactggatgtcataaggtgaacgcaccaatttgtaagtcgttctggataagagcgtctgctaaatgacttaaatgtaaatgtaaatacagtAGCCTAGTTCAATATATTAAATACAGTAGCCTAGTTCAATAGATTGTATAGTGTTGCTGTACTCTGTAGTAATACTGGTGTCTCTGTAGTAATACTAGTGTCTCTGTAGTAATActagtgtctctctgtagtaatactcgtgtctctctgtagtaaTACTAGTGTCTCTGTAGTAATActcgtgtctctctgtagtaatactcagtctcctctctctagttTCTCTGCGGTGGATGAAGTTGCCTCCAGTGAGAACAGGTGGTAGGGAACATGCctcgtgtctctctgtagtaatactcagtctcctctctctagtgTCTCTGCGGTGGATGAAGTTGCCTCCAGTGAGAACAGGTGGTAGGGAACATGCctcgtgtctctctgtagtaaTACTCGGTCTCCTCTCTCTAGTTTCTCTGCGGTGGATGAAGTTGCCTCCAGTGAGAACAGGTGGTAGGGAACATGCctcgtgtctctctgtagtaaTACTCGGTCTCCTCTCTCTAGTTTCTCTGCGGTGGATGAAGTTGCCTCCAGTGAGAACAGGTGGTAGGGAACATGCctcgtgtctctctgtagtaaTACTCGGTCTCCTCTCTCTAGTGTCTCTGCGGTGGATGAAGTTGCCTCCAGTGAGAACAGGTGGTAGGGAACATGCctcgtgtctctctgtagtaaTACTCGGTCTCCTCTCTCTAGTTTCTCTGCGGTGGATGAAGTTGCCTCCAGTGAGAACAGGTGGTAGGGAACATGCctcgtgtctctctgtagtaaTACTCGGTCTCCTCTCTCTAGTTTCTCTGCGGTGGATGAAGTTGCCTCCAGTGAGAACAGGTGGTAGGGAACATGCctcgtgtctctctgtagtaaTACTCGGTCTCCTCTCTCTAGTTTCTCTGCGGTGGATGAAGTTGCCTCCAGTGAGAACAGGTGGTAGGGAACATGCctcgtgtctctctgtagtaaTACTCGGTCTCCTCTCTCTAGTTTCTCTGCGGTGGATGAAGTTGCCTCCAGTGAGACCAGGTGGTAGGGAACATGCCTCGTGTCTCTGTAGTAAtactcagtctcctctctctagttTCTCTGCGGTGGATGAAGTTGCCTCCAGTGAGAACAGGTGGTAGGGAACACGCCAGGGATGTCCCCTACATGCGTTACGGTCACACAGCCGTGCTGCTGGACGATACCATCTACATCTGGGGGGGTCGTAACGACACGGAGGGGGCCTGCAACGTCCTCTATGCCTTTGACATCAGTAAGTACACTTCAACGATTGCTTCGTCTGTCAGTCTTCGTTGATGGTGACAACATCGGGATGTCACAAATTATGGTTTGGCGTATTTGAACTTGACTGCACCGCTGGTGTCTGGCAGCACACAGCAGGGCAGTGAGCACACAGCAGGGCAGTGAGCACACAGCAGGGCAGtgagcacacagcaggacagtgAGCACACAACAGGGCAGTGAGCACACAACAGGGCAGTGAGCACACAACAGGACAGCGCAGTGAGCACACAACAGGGCAGTGAGCACACAACAGGACAGCGCAGTGAGCACACAACAGGGCAGTGAGCACACAGCAGGGCAGCACAGTGAGCACACAACAGGGCAGTGAGCACACAGCAGGGCAGCACAGTGAGCACACAGCAGGGCAGCACAGTGAGCACACAACAGGGCAGTGAGCACACAACAGGGCAGCACAGTGAGCACACAACAGGGCAGTGAGCACACAACAGGGCAGCACAGTGAGCACACAACAGGGCAGTGAGCACACAACAGGGCAGTGAGCACACAACAGGACAGTGAGCACACAACAGGGCAGCACAGTGAGCACACAACAGGGCAGTGAGCACACAACAGGGCAGTGAGCACACAACAGGACAGTGAGCACACAACAGGGCAGTGCAGTGAGCACACAACAGGGCAGTGAGCACACAACAGGGCAGTGAGCACACAGCAGGGCAGTGAGCACACAACAGGGCAGTGAGCACACAACAGGGCAGTGAGCACACAACAGGGCAGTGAGCACACAACAGGGCAGtgagcacacagcaggacagcgcagtgagcacacaacagggcagtgagcacacaacagggcagcgcagtgagcacacaacagggcagtgagcacacaacagggcagtgagcacacaacaggacagggcagtgagcaCACAACAGGACAGCGCAGTGAGCACACAACAGGGCAGTGAGCACACAACAGGGCAGTGAGCACACAACAGGACAGCGCAGTGAGCACACAACAGGGCAGTGAGCACACAACAGGGCAGTGAGCACACAACAGGGCAGTGAGCACACAACAGGGCAGTGAGCACACAACAGGACAGCGCAGTGAGCACACAACAGGACAGTGAGCACACAACAGGGCAGTGAGCACACAACAGGACAGCGCAGTGAGCACACAACAGGACAGCGCAGTGAGCACACAACAGGGCAGTGAGCACACAACAGGACAGCGCAGTGAGCACACAACAGGACAGTGAGCACACAACAGGACAGTGAGCACACAACAGGGCAGTGAGCACACAACAGGACAGCGCAGTGAGCACACAACAGGGCAGTGAGCACACAACAGGACAGTGAGCACACAACAGGGCAGTGAGCACACAACAGGACAGCGCAGTGAGCACACAACAGGGCAGTTAGTACACAACAGGACAGTGAGCACACAACAGGGCAGTGAGTACACAACAGGACAGCGCAGTGAGCACACAACAGGGCAGTGAGTACACAACAGGACAGCGCAGTGAGCACACAACAGGGCAGTGAGCACACAGCAGGGCAGCACAGTGAGCACACAACAGGGCAGTGAGCACACAACAGGGCAGTGAGCACACAACAGGGCAGTGAGCACACAACAGGGCAGTGAGCACACAACAGGGCAGTGAGCACACAACAGGACAGCGCAGTGAGCACACAACAGGACAGCGCAGTGAGCACACAACAGGGCAGTGAGCACACAACAGGACAGTGAGCACACAACAGGGCAGTGAGCACACAGCAGGGCAGCACAGTGAGCACACAACAGGGCAGTGAGCACACAGCAGGGCAGCACAGTGAGCACACAGCAGGGCAGCACAGTGAGCACACAACAGGGCAGTGAGCACACAGCAGGGCAGCACAGTGAGCACACAACAGGGCAGTGAGCACACAACAGGGCAGTGAGCACACAGCAGGGCAGCACAGTGAGCACACAACAGGGCAGTGAGCACACAACAGGGCAGTGAGCACACAGCAGGGCAGCACAGTGAGCACACAACAGGGCAGTGAGCACACAACAGGGCAGTGAGCACACAACAGGGCAGTGAGCACACAACAGGACAGCGCAGTGAGCACACAACAGGGCAGTGAGCACACAACAGGGCAGTGAGCACACAACAGGGCAGTGAGCACACAACAGGACAGCGCAGTGAGCACACAACAGGACAGCGCAGTGAGCACACAACAGGGCAGTGAGCACACAACAGGACAGTGAGCACATAACAGGGCAGTGAGCACACAGCAGGGCAGCACAGTGAGCACACAACAGGGCAGTGAGCACACAGCAGGGCAGCACAGTGAGCACACAACAGGGCAGTGAGCACACAACAGGGCAGCACAGTGAGCACACAACAGGGCAGTGAGCACACAACAGGGCAGTGAGCACACAGCAGGGCAGCACAGTGAGCACACAACAGGGCAGTGAGCACACAGCAGGGCAGTGAGCACACAGCAGGGCAGTGAGCACACAACAGGGCAGtgagcacacagcaggacagcgcAGTGAGCACACAACAGGGCAGTGAGCACACAACAGGGCAGCGCAGTGAGCACACAACAGGGCAGTGAGCACACAACAGGGCAGTGAGCACACAACAGGACAGCGCAGTGAGCACACAACAGGGCAGTGAGCACACAACAGGGCAGTGAGCACACAGCAGGGCAGCACAGTGAGCACACAACAGGGCAGTGAGCACACAACAGGACAGCGCAGTGAGCACACAACAGGACAGCGCAGTGAGCACACAACAGGGCAGTGAGCACACAACAGGACAGTGAGCACACAACAGGGCAGTGAGCACACAGCAGGGCAGCACAGTGAGCACACAACAGGGCAGTGAGCACACAACAGGGCAGCACAGTGAGCACACAACAGGGCAGTGAGCACACAACAGGGCAGTGAGCACACAGCAGGGCAGCACAGTGAGCACACAACAGGGCAGTGAGCACACAGCAGGGCAGTGAGCACACAGCAGGGCAGTGAGCACACAACAGGGCGACATGCCAAGTGGCCTATGTTAACTACATGTGGTAACTAGACTGACAGCGCATtcagtgctctaactccactGTTTCTAAAGCACTAGCAGAATGACAGACAGTGAGAACTCCCCTGGTTGACTAAAAGCCCTCCCCCCTGCTCTAACTTCACTGTTTCTAAAGCACTAGCAGAATGACAGACAGTGAGAACTCCCCTGGTTGACTAAAAGCCCCCACCCCTGCTCTAACTCCCCTGGTTGACTAAAAGCCCCCCCTGCTCTAACTCCACTGTTTCTAAAGCACTAGCAGAATGACAGACAGTGAGAACTCCCTGGTTGACTAAAAGCCCCCCTGCTCTAACTCCACTGTTTCTAAAGCACTAGCAGAATGACAGACAGTGAGAACTCCCTGGTTGACTAAAAGCCCCCCTGCTCTAACTCCACTGTTTCTAAAGCACTAGCAGAATGACAGAGTGAGAACTCCCTGGTTGACTAAAAGCCCCCTGCTCTAACTCCACTGTTTCTAAAGCACTAGCAGAATGACAGACAGTGAGAACTCCCTGGTTGACTAAAAGCCCCCCCTGCTCTAACTCCACTGGTTGACTAAAAGCCCCCCTGCTCTAACTCCACTGGTTGACTAAAAGCCCCCCTGCTCTAACTCCACTGTTTCTAAAGCACTAGCAGAATGACAGAGTGAGAACTCCCTGGTTGACTAAAAGCCCCCCTGCTCTAACTCCACTGTTTCTAAAGCACTAGCAGAATGACAGAGTGAGAACTCCCTGGTTGACTAAAAGCCCCCCTGCTCTAACTCCACTGTTTCTAAAGCACTAGCAGAATGACAGACAGTGAGAACTCCCTGGTTGACTAAAAGCCCCCCTGCTCTAACTCCACTGTTTCTAAAGCACTAGCAGAATGACAGACAGTGAGAACTCCCTGGTTGACTAAAAGCCCCCCTGCTCTAACTCCACTGTTTCTAAAGCACTAGCAGAATGACAGACAGtgagaactcccctcacctggtggtAACTAGActgacagtgcattcagaaagtattcaaaccccttgactttttcccacattttgttaagttacagccttattctaaaatgtattaaaaaaaatagaaatcctcagcaatctacacacaataccccataatgacaaagcgaaaacaggtttttcaaaATATTAGCTAATTTATacaataaaaacaaaaaacagaaataccttaattACTTAAGTATTTAGaccgtttgctatgagactcgaaatggagctcaggtgcatcctgtttccattgatcatccttgagatgtttctacaacttgattggactccacctgtggtaaattaaattgattggacataatttggaaagacacacacctgtctatattatGATTTTTCGTCgataccaataccgattattggaggaccaagaaTAGCCGAtgcgattaatcggccgattttgcgtgtgtatgtatatatatatatatatgcactgctcaaaaaaataaagggaacacttaaacaacacaatgtaactccaagtcaatcacacttctgtgaaatcaaactgtccacttaggaagcaacactaattgacaataaatttcacatgctgttgtgcaaatggaatagacaacaggtgggaattataggcaattagcaagacacccccaataaaggagtggttctgcaggtggtgaccacagaccacttctcagttcctgggcttcctggctgatgtttcggtcacttttgaatgctggcggtgctttcactctagtggtagcatgagacggagtctacaacccacacaagtggctcaggtagtgcagctcatccaggacggaacatcaatgcgagctgtggcaagaaggtttgctgtgtctgtcagcgtagtgtccagagcatggaggcgctaccaggagacaggccagtgcatcaggagacgtggaggaggctgtaggagggcaacaacccagcagcaggaccgctacctccgcctttgtgcaaggaggagcaggaggagcactgccagagccctgcaaaatgacctccagcaggccccaaatgtgcatgtgtctgctcaaacggtcagaaacagactccatgagggtggtatgagggcccgacgtccacaggtgggggttgtgcttacagcccaacaccatgcaggacgtttggcatttgccagagaacaccaagattggcaaattcgccactggcgcgctgtgctcttcac from Oncorhynchus nerka isolate Pitt River linkage group LG16, Oner_Uvic_2.0, whole genome shotgun sequence includes:
- the LOC115126292 gene encoding uncharacterized protein LOC115126292 isoform X1 is translated as MLRWTTHLEGGPRRVNHAAVSVGHKVFSFGGYCSGEDYETLRQIDVHIFNTVSLRWMKLPPVRTGGREHASCLSVVILSLLSLVSLRWMKLPPVRTGGREHASCLSVVILGLLSLVSLRWMKLPPVRTGGREHASCLSVVILGLLSLVSLRWMKLPPVRTGGREHASCLSVVILGLLSLVSLRWMKLPPVRTGGREHASCLSVVILGLLSLVSLRWMKLPPVRTGGREHASCLSVVILGLLSLVSLRWMKLPPVRTGGREHASCLSVVILGLLSLVSLRWMKLPPVRTGGREHASCLSVVILGLLSLVSLRWMKLPPVRPGGREHASCLCSNTQSPLSSFSAVDEVASSENRW